From the genome of Thermovirga sp.:
TCGAAGACGGGCCTGCCCACCAGGAAGGAATAAATCTCATCGGCTTTTTTCACCGGATCGATATCCTCGAACCGGTCCGGGTAGAGGACCTTCCCGATGAAGTAGGCGTCGGCCAGGATGGAGCCATGGTTCTGGGAGTACCAGTTGTAGGGAAGCACGCCGTAGATCTCGCCCCTTTCCACCGCCGACAGGACCTGGTAAGGGGCCTCGGACCGCAACTGGTTGAGGCCGTTCACCTCCGCCCCTCCCTGGAGAGTGGAAAGGTCGACGAACAACTTGTCCGGGTCCATCGACACCAGGCTCTCCGTGGAGAAAGTCGACTGCTGGAGCTGTTCGGAGCTCTTTTTCGAAGGATCGGCCGCGATGTTCCTGGCATTTACGAACATGAAGGGGGGATAGGCCGGCTCGGTGGAGGTCATGCCGTGGGGCCCCTTGAAGGCCACCCCGCCGATGTAGCAGCTGGGCCGTTCGTCCTCGGGAATGTCGGCCGTTCTTTTTCCCAGGTCCTCGATGATCCCGTCAAAAAAAGCGATGACTTCCCTGGCCCTCCGTTCCTTCCCGATCACGCGCCCCATCATCAGGAGCGTTTCGTCCATCTCCCTCTTCTCGACTCCCAGCTGGCCATGCTCGAGGACGATGACGGGTATCCCCGTCTTGTTCTGCAACTCCACGGGGTCATGCCCCATTTTGCCGTTGACCTTGAAAATGACCTGCGGCGCCGGGTCCAGGGCGACGATCAGTTCGGGATTGTCGAAACCCCGGAACTCCCCGAAGAGGGGTTTGTCCCTCAACTCGGGGTGGGCCAGGAAATAGGGGCGGGACTCGAACATGCTCCGGGACTTTTCCATATCGTCCACGGCCACGGCCAGGTCCTGGGCCTGGAGGTAGACAAGGTAGCGCAGGCACCCGGAACCGGAGCAGATCACCCGGGTCACCTTTTCGGGGATGGAGACTTCCCTGCCCCAGGAATCGGTCACGGTGACCTGGGAAGCAAAACTTGCGCCTCCCCCGCCCATGATCGCGAAAAGGACCAAAACACCGATGAAAGCAAGGCACCTGGAGGATCTGAAGAATAACAAGGCCATCACCTCGAATAATAAAGTTATTACGAATATTCTATTTCGTAATAACTATTTGGGCAAGGGGTAATTCGACGAATCTATTCCCGTCGCCGGAAAGAAGGAATGAAAGGACTTCATCTATAATCGGAAGGGAATCTCGAGGCGATCACGACCTGAAGGAGTTGAAAACCCATGTACCTGAAAAAGGATTTCTCTTTCGACGCCGCCCACCGGCTGGAGCACTACCACGGAAAGTGCGAGGCCCTGCACGGCCATACCTACCGTTTCCAGGTGACCCTCAAGGGCGAACCCGACCATGAGGCGATGGTGATGGACTTCCTGAGGCTCAAGGAGCTGGTCGGCCGCCTGGTGGTGTCCCGCCTGGATCACTCGCTCCTGAACGACACGATCCCCCAGCCCACCGCCGAGAACATCGCCCTCTGGATCTGGAGGCAGATAGACAAGGAAGTCAGAAGCGACAACTGCGCCCTCTACTCGGTCCAGGTCTGGGAGACGGCCTCCTCGTCGGTCCTGATCCACGGCGAGGACGTTCAATAAAAGCCCTCAGTGCCGGTGGTGATGCCCGTCGCGGCCATGGCCACGGTGAGAATCGCCGGCTTTCGGGGCTATCTCCTCCAGCAGCGTCCCCTGGAGGACATTGGCCAGCTCCGTATCCGAGTCCCCCAGCCCGTAACCCGTCTTCACCATGACCCCGGCAGGGATAGGGCCGAACTCCGAGGCGAAAACTCTCGCCAGCGCCGCTCCCGTGGGGGTCGTCCTTTCCATGGGATCCCCCAGGGAGAACACGGGGACCCCTTCCAGCAGTTTTGCCGTCGCCGGGGCGGGAACGGGCATTTCGCCGTGAGCGCACTTAACCGTCCCCGAGCCCACGTTGATAGGGGAGATGACCACCCTGGACGGATCGAGGGCTTCCAACAGGACACAGGCCCCGACGATGTCGACGATGGAATCGACGGCCCCCACCTCGTGAAAATGAACCTTCTCCGGAGCCACGCCATGAACGGCACCCTCGGCCTCGGCCAGCAGCCGGAAGGTTTCCGAAGCCTTTTCCGCCGCGCCCGGACCGATGGCGCTCTTTCCAATGATCTCCAGGATCTCCGTCAAACCCCGGTGGGGATGATCCTCACCTGGCGTGATCCGAACATCCAGGCCGGTGATACCGCGTCTTTTGGACCGCGACACGCCGACCTCGTAGTTCTTCAATGCCAGGCCCTCGAGAAAGGTCTCCAGGTCCTCCCGCCCCAGGAGGTCGAGGAGGACGCCCAGCGTCATATCGCCGCTTATTCCGGAGAAACAGTTGAGGTACAGAGTTTTTTTCATTCCTGGCGATCCCCTTCCCCGTTCTTTTCTTTTCTCCTGCCGGCGATAAGCGCGGCGGTGAAGCCGGCCCCCACCCCGTTGTCGATGTTCACCACCGATACGCCCAGCGCGCAGGAGTTGAGCATCGTGACCAGGGGGCCGATGCCTCCGAGGGCGACCCCGTAGCCCACGCTGGTGGGCACCGCTACCACCGGGCAGCCCACGATGCCGGCCACGACTCCCGGAAGGGCGCCGTCCATGCCGGCGACGGCCACGACCACATCGGCATCGAAAAGCACGTCGAGATGGGCCAGCAGACGATGTATGCCCGCTATGCCCACGTCATAAAGCTTTCTGACCTCGCAACCCATCGTCTCGGCGGTGACGGCCGCCTCCTCGGCGATGGGCACGTCGCCGCTCCCGCCGGTGACGACGAGGGCCATGCCCCTCGAGGGAGCTTCCCCCTCCTGCCACAGGCGGCCCATCCTGGCCTTCGGAAGGTACTCCAGCCCCGGGAGGATATCCAGGAGCCACTGGTGCTGCTCGGGCGTCATCCTCGAGAAGAGGGCCTTGCCGGGGCATTCCGCCAGGGCCCCCGCCACGCGTTCGAGCTGTTCCCTCGACTTTCCCGGGCAATAGATGATCTCGGCGAAGCCGTTCCTCAATCCCCGGTGGGTATCCAGCTTGACCTCGCCCAGGTCCATGAAGGGCAGCCCCTTCAGGGACCTGACGAAAGCGTCGACGGATATCTCCTTCCTTTTCAACTTGTCCGCCAGCAGGCGGAGTTCTCTTTCATCCATGGAAAATCCGCTCCATTCCGCAGGGCGGGACCCTTCAAAGGGCTCCAGCCCCGAGGCTGCAGTTAATTATACTAAAAAGGGCCCCCAAAAGACGAATTGAAACGGCCTCTTCCGCAAGCCCGGGGCTTCGACCGCCAAGGATGCCGGCGGTATCGGCGCCGCCGGGAGGAAGATGTGGTATCGTTTCTTAAGGAGGGACAAAATGAAGAAAAAAGGAAGGCAACCCGTTGGACAAGGCTGAAATGGTACGGACCTTTTTCAAGGAAAACCCCTCGACCCTGGTGCTTCTCTCGGGCGGCGTGGACAGCGGCGTCCTCGCCCTGCTGGCCTCGGAAGGGGCCCCGGGGTCCGTCAGGGCATTGACGTTCCGGACCCCCCTCGTCAAGGAGGATGAAGTGCGCCTGGCCCGGGAGGTGGCCGAACGGCTCGGCCTGGACCTCCATGTCGAGGATATCGATGTGACCCTGGCTCCAGGCGTTTTGTCCAACCCGCCTGACCGTTGCTTTTTCTGCAGGAAAGCCCTCCACCGCGCGGCGAAAATACATGCCGAAAAGTCGGGGCTCACTCTCATAGCCGACGGCCTCCAGGCCGATGACCTTGAAGAAAATCGGCCCGGCGCGAGGGCCGCCGCCGAGGACGGGATAATCCACCCCCTGGCCGAGGCGGGCCTCACGAAGCAGGAACTCCGCGAACTGGCAAGGGAAGCCGGTCTGCCCAACAGCGAGAGGCCCGCCGCACCTTGCCTCGCTACGAGGTTTCCCCCCGGGGTCCCTGTCTCGCGGGCCTTGCTCGGGAAAATAGAAAAGGGTGAGGCTTTCCTGGCGGAAGAGGGTTTTGATAATTCGAGAATCCGCGTTTTCCCCCCGGGCCTGGCCTCGCTGGAGATAGAAAGGGAGGACCTGCCCCGTTTATGGGACGTCCGGGAGAGAATCGTCGAGGCCCTGAGGGGTATCGGTTTCCCCGTCGTGTCGCTGGACCTGGAGGGCCTGAAACGGAGCAAGATGGGGCGTTTCCTGGAGGAGGTGGACGGCATGGAGGAAGTCTGGCTCGTGGAGGCGTCCCTCGACGACGCCACGGGAGAGGAGATGGGCAGGGCCCTGGAGGTGCTCCAGGAGGTCTCCCTGGAGGCCCATATACTGCAGGGGCTGGGGAAAAAGGGAAGGCCCCTTTTCATCCTGCGGGCCCTGGCGCTGGCGAAAAACCTCGACGAAGTGCTGGACCGATTCTTCAGGGACACCCCCACCATTGGGGTGCGCTACTGGCCCGTGGAGCGGGAAAGGATGACCAGGGAAATAAAAGAGGGCAACCTGGTGGTGGACGACCTCAGGCTGCCCGTCAGGATAAAGATCTCCCGATTCGGCGATATTCTGAAGGGCAAAGCCGAAGCGGACGACATCGGCGAGCACCTCTACGGCGGCCCGGAAGGAAAAGGCGACTGCCCGACCGCTCCGGCAAGTTTCCCAAACAAGCCCGGCTGGATGGTTACCGTCCAGCCGGGCTTGTTTTGGTGTCCTTTCCAGGCAATAGCCTTGGATTGTCTTCCTATTCCTATGGCTGCATGAGCTGTCCCTCTATTTCCTGCTGGATATAAAGGGTCACGTCCAGGCCGTTGAGGATCGCGTGGGTGTACACGTCGAAAGTTATGTCCACTCCACCGATTTCCTGAACATGTGATCCCAACGAGATGCTCCATTCCCCGTCATCGACGATGTTCACGCTGTCTCCACCGTCGCCGAGTATCCAGAGATCGTTGTTGGCGTCGGTGATGTCCAAAACATCCTGCACTGAAAGGTTATCCAAGGTATGACCGTAACCGCTGGAGGCCAGGTCGAGGATCTCCATGTTCTTGATATCGTAGTCGGTGTTGAAATCGATATCCTCCCCGTAACGCAGGACCAGGGTGTCGGTCCCATCCCCGCCGTCATAGGAGCGGGTGCCGTCGTAGAGGAATGTGTCATTCCCCGCCGTGGCCATGACCTCCGAAATATTTACCTGGAAGGAACCCGAGGTTTTGCCCGAAGCATCATTGTTCGCTGTCTCCACCGTGTAGGCCTCGACAGTCACGGGGCCGGTGACCGATGACTGGATGAAGGTAATATCATTGATCGATCCCTGATCTATCCCCGAGATGGTGTAGGTATCCGAACCCGAATCGTAGGTGAAGTCGGGCAGGAGGCTCCCTCCAGCGTGGAAGGCGGCGTACTGGCCCAGCCCTTGCACCGAGAGCGTCACGGTTTCGGAACCGTCGCTATCGATCATGGTGGCGTTCAGGTTAAGCGGGATATGATCGCCCTCGGTGCCGAAGGTCAGGGTCGGGTGCAGGTTCACACCGTCGGCCACGGGTACGACCTCTACATCGAAAGTGGCCGTATCGGCCGTCGGTTCCAGCGAACTTTCACCGGAATAGACGGTGAGGGCAATATCTTCGATAGTCCCGCTCCAGTTCTCCGGGGGCAGGATGGCCATGTAGGCCGGCAACTGTCCCGATGCATCAAGGGGCAAGGACCAGCTGTTGACGAGCCCGTCGCCGCCGAGGTTGTCCGCCATGGCCGCCGATCCAGCATCAGCGCCGACGATGACGAGGTGATCCAGGGGGACATTGCTTAAAATCGCGGATATCGTGCTTTCCGAGCCGTCCGTATCGACCAGGCCGCTCCCCCCGATGTTGAGCACTATAGGGGTATCCTCGTCGCCGGACACGTCGCCCGCCGTGACTTCAAAACCACTGTTCACGGCGTTGACCCAGAAAGTGTCATCTACAGTCGTGGGTATGCTATTGGCAGCCCCATACTCCTGAGACTCCAGCGAGGCGGTGAGGGAAACCGAGCCGGAAGCGTGGCCCGAGGGCTGATACTCCAGGTTGATCGTTTCGCCCATGCTGACGCCGTCGATAACAAAATAATTACCGTCGGCGATACCGTCTATACCGGAAACAAGCTGGGTATGTATTTCTGAACCCCCGTGCCAAAGGCTCCCAACAGAATCCATGCTGGATTCATTAAGGGTTATATAAAGCTTCCCGTCGACGATTTTAGAGAACTCACCGTCGGCACTGTTGGAAAGAACCAGGGCGATGGGGACGTGGTTGCCCTCATTTACATCGGGAGCACTGACTTCGATGAGGGCCGGATCGGTTACGGGTTCAATCGCCGGTGATACGGTCAGAGGTTGATCATGCTGCTGTCCTCCCTCGGCGTAGGTAGTCAGGTGCACCGAGAAGGAGAAATCACCCTGGTGGTTGTTGTCGTTCCAGTTTTCCGGCGGTGTGACGGTGATGTCGTCAAGCAATGCCTGAAGTTCGGCGTTGCCCCCCGTCCCGGAAGCCGTCCATACCGTTTGCCCGTCAACAGTGGTCTGGGTCATCCCCGTTACGACCGTTCCCGGCGGCAGGTGCGTCAGGGTTATCGAGAAGGGGCTTGACCCTGTTATCTCGAAGTCCACGAGGTCGTTCAGCCCTTTAGGCGTGTCTTCCATCACCCCGGCATCGGTCAATCCATGAGTGATAATCTGGGCCGGGCTGCCTTGCGTTGCGCCGGTATCATCGAAATGGTCCGAATCGGACGTTACGAGGGTCCAGTTCGCCTGCGATGAGACGTCGAAGCTATCCGTGTCCTGGGTCACGGCGGTTATGGTGATCGTTTCATTCAAACCCCCTACCAGGACTTTGCTTCCTTCCAGATGGAATACTATGTCCTCAGTGACTTGGTCGGTGCCGTTGAAAGCGACGTTTTTCTCAATGAGCCACTGTCCGGTGTTCTCATGATCCGGGGTGTCGCCAATGTAGACCCCCCCTTCCACCCTCACTCCATCGGGCACGCCATCGATGACGAACCTTACGAGCCGCTCGCTGCCGTCCGTGTCGGGCAGTCCGCCGGCATCGGGATCGGGCAGTTGGGTGACCGTCACGGGGATGCTGATCGACGTGTTTCCTTCGGCTGTTACAGTGGTCCCATCGACATCGACCGATGCGTTGTCGGGGTTGTTGATGAAACCGAATTCGCCCAGGCTTGTTTCCGTCGCGTCGGTAACAGCCCGGACCGTCAAAGTATAGGTGGCGTCGGTCTGACTCGAGACTGATGGCAGCGTATCGTCGGTGGATGGATCGGTCACTTCGTAACGTACGTCGAAGGAGTATGACCCCGAAGCATTGGCGCCGCCTTTCGCGTAGACGTTATCGATGGCGGCTCCGGTCAGCTTGTACCAGCCATCCTCCAGGACTACTCCCGACTCGGCCTGGCCGTCGGCGGCATCGGCCAGGGTGGTCTCCGTGGAATTGCCGTAGCAGAGGGTGAAACCTTTCCCCTCCACATCGGAGACCTTGATCCAGACGGAGGACAATTCCTCATCGGTGTCGCCGTGCTGATGCCGGATGCCCAGATCAACCTTGGCAAGGGTGTCCTCGAAGGTCGTCGTGGAAAGGGCCATGGTCGCTTCCGGTGAAGGCGTGACCGTCACGGTAATGTCTATCGGGTTCCAGGTGTGGGAGTGGCCGTCATCTTCCGTCGTCACCGGTCGGACGGTCATATCGATGGTCCCGCTGTAATTTTCCGGAACCACGATCTTCGGACAGGTCGATGAGTTGGTGAGTTCGGCCTGGCAGACAAGCCATGTGCGGCCCGTCCCGCTCCCCCCGAGGAAAGTGGCCCCTTCGATGGTAAATTGCGGGTCGAGGCCGGTCAGGGTCATCGTGAGCTTTTCCGAGCCATCGGTGTCGGTCAGCTCGGCCTTGGTAATGATCTCGGAAAGGCTGATCCTGCCACCCCCCGAGTCGACTTGGTCTTCGGTCCGTTCAAGATCCTTGACAGCGACATCGGGTTCATCGGCAACCCCCTTTACGACTATATTGATATCCAGAATCTCGGAAAGAGCCGATTCGTCAGTGTAATCGTCGAGGGTATCGACGGATACCGCGCTGGCCTTAAGGGTGAAGTCTTTGTTGCTATTCGGGGGTGGCTGAATAGTGAGTGATTCATTGCTATCAAAGTTATCGATGGTTACTACCCCCCCATCGGGGGTGATCGTATCCCCGCCGTATTTCAGGATCGCTCCGTCGGGGATATCCTCTATGGTCACGTTAAAGGTCTCTGAGGGGTCGCTGCTGGTCGGCCTTATCTTCAGGGCTATTTCCGTATCTTCTTCCCCCCTTGACGGTGAGGACACAGCCAGGGTGACCTGGTCGGCCACGGGCAGCACCACCAGGTTAGCCAGCGTGGCGCTGCCCGATTCGGCTGTGTCGGTGGCGCCTGTATCCGGGTCAGTGTCGATGGTTTTTGCCTCGACCTTGATCTCGAAACGTCCCGAGACGTGCTCCGGAGCCATGAACTGGACCGTATCGAGGTACTCCATCGGTATCTCCACGGCGGTCCCGTTGTAGGTCAGCGTATGGGTTTCCGTCCCGTCAAAGTAGCTGAACCGGGAACCGTTGGCCGAGCCGCCGTCAAGTACCGGTGTGAGGAGGGCAAAGGTCTTTTCTGTACCGCCGACATCGATCCCGTCTTGATTGTGCCATCCGTCCTTTAGGTTGAAGCTGTCCTGGTTCAGGTCGAACCATTCATCTTCGTACGCCTCCACCTGCTCTCCGTAGGTATGGCCTGCCGTCATCGTGAGGTCGTCTGTTCCATCACCATCGGAGTCGACGCCCACGACCTCGGCCACGGGCGTCACGGTGACCTTGACACCCAGGTTTTCCGTCTCGGTCGAAGTCACGGTGGTTCCGTCGACAACTTTGGTGTCCGTGGTCTGGACGGAGACAGTGAGCGTTTCATCGGCGCTCGAATGGGCCGGTGGCGTGATGGTGTAATTCTTGTAACTCCCGTCGGAAACATCAGCGGTCGGGACAGAGTAGTCCGATGAACCGTTGCCGGTGTGAACTTCGGTGCCGACAGAGTTTTTTATTACCCAGCCGGTGGGAACCTCCTTTATGGTGATGCTGTCCATCACTTCGCTTCCGTCGGTATCAGTGAGCGCCAGGCCCTCCATGAACTTCACGGCTGTATCCTCTTCGGTGCTCACCGGGGGGGCATCAACATCGCCCGCCACGGGGTTGACGTAAAGGTTCAGGGTGACGCTGTCGGTTTTCACCCCGGGTGTATGGCCGGGAGAATCGCTGTCGGTATCCTGGGCGTGGAGAGTAACGGTAATGCCCTTGAGGTCTCCGCTGATGTTGGCCGCACCCCCGATGGAGATGGCCGGAAAGCCCGACGTGGAAGTGCTGAGGCCGGGGGCGTTGATCGTGATCGAGGACCCGCCGTTGACGGTAGTGCCGTTGACGGCTATCGGGTCGTTGCCCTCCGGATTGGATATGACGATGGAACGCTTTTCACTGCCGTCGAGGTCTTCGAAATTGGCCGATAGCAACGATGAAAGGTCAAGTGTCGTGTCCTCGTCAATGGTTGCGCTGTAAGAATCGTCGGAACCGTCTATCTTGAGGTCGACATCGTCGGTGACGGCGAGAACTTCGACATGAATATTCCTTGAGGCGGCGGCCCCGGAAACGGAAGTGTCCCGGTTTCCGGAATCATCGGTCTCATAACTGGTCACCCTCAGGGTCATGTCGATATCATTATGACGATCGGCGGGGGGGAGGATTTTCAATGCCTCGAATTCGGCCTGGGTCAGTTTGATCGCGGACCCATAGTTCGAATCCGAGGTCAGATCGGTGTAGTGGACAGTGGTATCGAGGTTCCCCTGCTCATCCACGATGACTATCGTCATGGTGTTATTAGCCCCCGTGAAAAGAAGGGTGGTACCGTCGCCTTTATAAATCTCCGCGCCGGTGTCGACGCTCTGGAGCTCGATAAAACCCAGCCTCTCAGGATAGTCCCCGGGCAAAGCGCCATTTTCATCAATGTTGTCGGTCATCGCAGGCATTTTGAAATTGAGGGGGATCATCTCATCCTCGTTGGTTTCTACACCGCTATGGACTTCCCACTTCGGCGCGTCCGCGACGGGGTTAATCGTAATCGTCAGCGTAGCCCAGTCATCGAATGAAAGATTGCCAGCCTTATAGCTAATTTCCGGGACAGGCCCGCTGTAGTTAGGGTGAGGCGTGAAGGTGTAGCTCCCGTTGGCGTTCAGTTGGAAGGTTCCTATACCGCCTCCTGTGGAGGTTTTAAGAATCACGGTGTCACCGGCGAAATAATTCTCCTGGACCCCGTTTCCGTCGCTATCGACTTTGAAGCCACTCACGATCAGGCTCTCGCCATAATCCGGGTCGGGAATATCATTGTCCAGGACATTACCGGTAAGGGTGACATCCTCATTGATGTTTTCCGCGTCGTCGATGATCTCGCCCACGTCATTGGTGCCGGTGATGGTGATGGTGATGTCATGAGTGTCGGCCTCGTAGCTGTCGGTGGCTCTTACGGTGTAGGTCAGGATCAATGTCTGGCCCGCAGGCAAGAAGTCGAAAGCCTCGGTCCCCGAGTCGAAGGTCCAGTGGATCTTTCCTTCCGTCTCTCCTGAAGCAAGCCCGCCACTCACGGTTAACATGTCAAGAAGATTGTCTGGCAAGGGGCCAGTATAGGTACCGCCAGTTGTTTTTACCTCTACAACGCTCGTTTCTACCGTGTTCGTCGTATCGATATCTTTCAGGGATAAGGTATCGGTGCCGGAAGTAGCCAATCCTTCATTGGTCTCGATGAAGCTTGCGGAATCATTGTCGCCCTCTCCCTTGGAGATCTCCGGGGGGTCATTCGTGCCGTGAATTCTAATGGTCAACGTAGCACTGGAACTGCCTCCCTCATCATCGGTGATCGTGTAGGTGAAGGTGTCCGTTAAATAAGGATCATTGTGAGCAAGAGCCTGGATTACATCCTTCGTGTTGTCCAGGGCGTAGGTGTAACTGCCGTCGGAGTTGATCGTCACCGTGCCGTAGGTGCCATCGATCGACACGCTACCACCCTTGGAGATCGCCTGTCCATCGACGCTATCCACCCGCAAGTCGTCACCATCGGGATCCTCATCATTGTCAAGAACGTTGCCGGCCACAATCGATGTGTCAGGATTGCTGTCATCGTGGCCTTCCTGGTCCGGCGCATCCTCGTAAACAATGTTCGTGTCGGGTTTGGCAACAGGAGCGGGGTTCGTAACGGTCCACTCAAACGTCTGGGACGTGCTGGCATCGTGAGGGTCCGTCGCCGTCACCGTCACCGTGTAGACACCGTTATCACCGGGGCCGCCCTGGGACGCAGAACGGTCTATGGTGCCAGAAATTTTGCCCGTGTCAGGGTCAATGCTCAGACCAGCGGGCAAACCATCCGCGCTGAAAGTAAGCTTGTCCGAGAGGTCGGGGTCGCTGAAATGACCCGATACATCATGGCTTATTACATCAGCGTCTAAATCAGACCGGTCTTCAATAAGTGTACTCTCCGGGGCGTCGTTGGCACCGTTGATCGTCACCGTGACCGTGGCGGTCTCAG
Proteins encoded in this window:
- a CDS encoding iron ABC transporter substrate-binding protein — protein: MALLFFRSSRCLAFIGVLVLFAIMGGGGASFASQVTVTDSWGREVSIPEKVTRVICSGSGCLRYLVYLQAQDLAVAVDDMEKSRSMFESRPYFLAHPELRDKPLFGEFRGFDNPELIVALDPAPQVIFKVNGKMGHDPVELQNKTGIPVIVLEHGQLGVEKREMDETLLMMGRVIGKERRAREVIAFFDGIIEDLGKRTADIPEDERPSCYIGGVAFKGPHGMTSTEPAYPPFMFVNARNIAADPSKKSSEQLQQSTFSTESLVSMDPDKLFVDLSTLQGGAEVNGLNQLRSEAPYQVLSAVERGEIYGVLPYNWYSQNHGSILADAYFIGKVLYPDRFEDIDPVKKADEIYSFLVGRPVFDEMNQGFGSMVFEKIDLSTME
- the queD gene encoding 6-carboxytetrahydropterin synthase QueD — its product is MYLKKDFSFDAAHRLEHYHGKCEALHGHTYRFQVTLKGEPDHEAMVMDFLRLKELVGRLVVSRLDHSLLNDTIPQPTAENIALWIWRQIDKEVRSDNCALYSVQVWETASSSVLIHGEDVQ
- a CDS encoding LarC family nickel insertion protein, whose amino-acid sequence is MKKTLYLNCFSGISGDMTLGVLLDLLGREDLETFLEGLALKNYEVGVSRSKRRGITGLDVRITPGEDHPHRGLTEILEIIGKSAIGPGAAEKASETFRLLAEAEGAVHGVAPEKVHFHEVGAVDSIVDIVGACVLLEALDPSRVVISPINVGSGTVKCAHGEMPVPAPATAKLLEGVPVFSLGDPMERTTPTGAALARVFASEFGPIPAGVMVKTGYGLGDSDTELANVLQGTLLEEIAPKAGDSHRGHGRDGHHHRH
- the larB gene encoding nickel pincer cofactor biosynthesis protein LarB, with translation MDERELRLLADKLKRKEISVDAFVRSLKGLPFMDLGEVKLDTHRGLRNGFAEIIYCPGKSREQLERVAGALAECPGKALFSRMTPEQHQWLLDILPGLEYLPKARMGRLWQEGEAPSRGMALVVTGGSGDVPIAEEAAVTAETMGCEVRKLYDVGIAGIHRLLAHLDVLFDADVVVAVAGMDGALPGVVAGIVGCPVVAVPTSVGYGVALGGIGPLVTMLNSCALGVSVVNIDNGVGAGFTAALIAGRRKEKNGEGDRQE
- the larE gene encoding ATP-dependent sacrificial sulfur transferase LarE; translated protein: MDKAEMVRTFFKENPSTLVLLSGGVDSGVLALLASEGAPGSVRALTFRTPLVKEDEVRLAREVAERLGLDLHVEDIDVTLAPGVLSNPPDRCFFCRKALHRAAKIHAEKSGLTLIADGLQADDLEENRPGARAAAEDGIIHPLAEAGLTKQELRELAREAGLPNSERPAAPCLATRFPPGVPVSRALLGKIEKGEAFLAEEGFDNSRIRVFPPGLASLEIEREDLPRLWDVRERIVEALRGIGFPVVSLDLEGLKRSKMGRFLEEVDGMEEVWLVEASLDDATGEEMGRALEVLQEVSLEAHILQGLGKKGRPLFILRALALAKNLDEVLDRFFRDTPTIGVRYWPVERERMTREIKEGNLVVDDLRLPVRIKISRFGDILKGKAEADDIGEHLYGGPEGKGDCPTAPASFPNKPGWMVTVQPGLFWCPFQAIALDCLPIPMAA
- a CDS encoding cadherin-like domain-containing protein, coding for TYTPNEDYHGTDSFTYTVTTAAGNTETATVDVTVNPVVDAFDDVASTDEDTPVVIGVLYNDTFGPNAEVTSVTQGSHGTVSFNENGDMIYTPGDHLQSLAEGETQTDTFTYTVTTAAGNTETATVTVTINGANDAPESTLIEDRSDLDADVISHDVSGHFSDPDLSDKLTFSADGLPAGLSIDPDTGKISGTIDRSASQGGPGDNGVYTVTVTATDPHDASTSQTFEWTVTNPAPVAKPDTNIVYEDAPDQEGHDDSNPDTSIVAGNVLDNDEDPDGDDLRVDSVDGQAISKGGSVSIDGTYGTVTINSDGSYTYALDNTKDVIQALAHNDPYLTDTFTYTITDDEGGSSSATLTIRIHGTNDPPEISKGEGDNDSASFIETNEGLATSGTDTLSLKDIDTTNTVETSVVEVKTTGGTYTGPLPDNLLDMLTVSGGLASGETEGKIHWTFDSGTEAFDFLPAGQTLILTYTVRATDSYEADTHDITITITGTNDVGEIIDDAENINEDVTLTGNVLDNDIPDPDYGESLIVSGFKVDSDGNGVQENYFAGDTVILKTSTGGGIGTFQLNANGSYTFTPHPNYSGPVPEISYKAGNLSFDDWATLTITINPVADAPKWEVHSGVETNEDEMIPLNFKMPAMTDNIDENGALPGDYPERLGFIELQSVDTGAEIYKGDGTTLLFTGANNTMTIVIVDEQGNLDTTVHYTDLTSDSNYGSAIKLTQAEFEALKILPPADRHNDIDMTLRVTSYETDDSGNRDTSVSGAAASRNIHVEVLAVTDDVDLKIDGSDDSYSATIDEDTTLDLSSLLSANFEDLDGSEKRSIVISNPEGNDPIAVNGTTVNGGSSITINAPGLSTSTSGFPAISIGGAANISGDLKGITVTLHAQDTDSDSPGHTPGVKTDSVTLNLYVNPVAGDVDAPPVSTEEDTAVKFMEGLALTDTDGSEVMDSITIKEVPTGWVIKNSVGTEVHTGNGSSDYSVPTADVSDGSYKNYTITPPAHSSADETLTVSVQTTDTKVVDGTTVTSTETENLGVKVTVTPVAEVVGVDSDGDGTDDLTMTAGHTYGEQVEAYEDEWFDLNQDSFNLKDGWHNQDGIDVGGTEKTFALLTPVLDGGSANGSRFSYFDGTETHTLTYNGTAVEIPMEYLDTVQFMAPEHVSGRFEIKVEAKTIDTDPDTGATDTAESGSATLANLVVLPVADQVTLAVSSPSRGEEDTEIALKIRPTSSDPSETFNVTIEDIPDGAILKYGGDTITPDGGVVTIDNFDSNESLTIQPPPNSNKDFTLKASAVSVDTLDDYTDESALSEILDINIVVKGVADEPDVAVKDLERTEDQVDSGGGRISLSEIITKAELTDTDGSEKLTMTLTGLDPQFTIEGATFLGGSGTGRTWLVCQAELTNSSTCPKIVVPENYSGTIDMTVRPVTTEDDGHSHTWNPIDITVTVTPSPEATMALSTTTFEDTLAKVDLGIRHQHGDTDEELSSVWIKVSDVEGKGFTLCYGNSTETTLADAADGQAESGVVLEDGWYKLTGAAIDNVYAKGGANASGSYSFDVRYEVTDPSTDDTLPSVSSQTDATYTLTVRAVTDATETSLGEFGFINNPDNASVDVDGTTVTAEGNTSISIPVTVTQLPDPDAGGLPDTDGSERLVRFVIDGVPDGVRVEGGVYIGDTPDHENTGQWLIEKNVAFNGTDQVTEDIVFHLEGSKVLVGGLNETITITAVTQDTDSFDVSSQANWTLVTSDSDHFDDTGATQGSPAQIITHGLTDAGVMEDTPKGLNDLVDFEITGSSPFSITLTHLPPGTVVTGMTQTTVDGQTVWTASGTGGNAELQALLDDITVTPPENWNDNNHQGDFSFSVHLTTYAEGGQQHDQPLTVSPAIEPVTDPALIEVSAPDVNEGNHVPIALVLSNSADGEFSKIVDGKLYITLNESSMDSVGSLWHGGSEIHTQLVSGIDGIADGNYFVIDGVSMGETINLEYQPSGHASGSVSLTASLESQEYGAANSIPTTVDDTFWVNAVNSGFEVTAGDVSGDEDTPIVLNIGGSGLVDTDGSESTISAILSNVPLDHLVIVGADAGSAAMADNLGGDGLVNSWSLPLDASGQLPAYMAILPPENWSGTIEDIALTVYSGESSLEPTADTATFDVEVVPVADGVNLHPTLTFGTEGDHIPLNLNATMIDSDGSETVTLSVQGLGQYAAFHAGGSLLPDFTYDSGSDTYTISGIDQGSINDITFIQSSVTGPVTVEAYTVETANNDASGKTSGSFQVNISEVMATAGNDTFLYDGTRSYDGGDGTDTLVLRYGEDIDFNTDYDIKNMEILDLASSGYGHTLDNLSVQDVLDITDANNDLWILGDGGDSVNIVDDGEWSISLGSHVQEIGGVDITFDVYTHAILNGLDVTLYIQQEIEGQLMQP